In Desulfuribacillus stibiiarsenatis, a genomic segment contains:
- the cobT gene encoding nicotinate-nucleotide--dimethylbenzimidazole phosphoribosyltransferase, translated as MNLENVLESIKPLDKHSMDLCKTHLDSLTKPIGSLGVLEDLAIQISGITMNSKPIIKQKQAFVFAADHGITEEGVSAFPQEVTKQMVLNFINGGAAINVLARKAQTPVTVVDIGVNGDLIIEGLVQCKVAHGTKNFSKEPAMTREQAILAIETGILLTTEAINRGVDLFIIGEMGIGNTTSSSAIVTALTNAPLEDTVGCGTGISTDSLQIKRSIIKTSLEKHKPNANDGLDVLSKIGGLEIAGMVGVILACAANRRPVILDGFISGAAALIAQSLSPLSVSYMIPSHSSVEPGHRVIYQKLTLHPFLHMNMRLGEGTGAALAIHVIESSLQILHEMATFADAGVSNKNL; from the coding sequence ATGAATTTAGAAAATGTATTAGAATCAATAAAACCATTGGATAAACATTCGATGGACTTGTGCAAAACTCATCTCGATAGCCTTACGAAACCGATAGGAAGTTTAGGCGTATTAGAAGACCTTGCCATTCAGATTTCCGGAATCACTATGAACTCTAAGCCTATCATTAAGCAGAAGCAGGCCTTTGTATTTGCAGCTGATCATGGAATTACAGAAGAAGGTGTTAGCGCCTTTCCGCAAGAGGTAACGAAACAAATGGTATTAAACTTCATAAACGGAGGCGCAGCAATCAATGTACTAGCTAGGAAAGCTCAAACACCGGTAACAGTGGTTGATATTGGAGTCAATGGAGACTTAATAATTGAGGGCTTGGTTCAGTGTAAAGTCGCACATGGTACAAAGAATTTTTCAAAGGAACCTGCTATGACAAGAGAGCAAGCAATTCTTGCGATAGAAACTGGAATTCTTCTGACGACCGAAGCAATCAATCGCGGGGTTGATCTCTTTATTATCGGCGAAATGGGGATTGGCAATACTACATCTAGTTCAGCGATTGTAACGGCGCTAACCAATGCGCCATTAGAGGATACCGTAGGCTGTGGAACTGGAATTAGTACGGACTCTTTGCAAATCAAAAGGTCGATTATCAAAACTTCCCTTGAAAAACACAAGCCTAACGCAAACGACGGGTTAGACGTATTATCAAAGATCGGCGGTTTGGAGATTGCAGGCATGGTCGGAGTTATTCTAGCATGTGCAGCGAATCGACGTCCAGTCATCTTAGATGGATTTATCTCTGGAGCAGCTGCATTGATTGCACAGTCTCTTTCTCCACTATCTGTATCCTATATGATTCCTTCCCATTCTTCTGTGGAGCCTGGACATCGAGTTATATATCAGAAGCTCACTCTACACCCGTTCTTGCATATGAATATGCGACTTGGTGAAGGTACAGGTGCCGCCCTTGCGATTCATGTAATTGAGTCCTCTTTGCAAATATTACATGAAATGGCGACCTTCGCTGATGCTGGTGTCAGCAATAAGAATCTTTAG
- a CDS encoding TorD/DmsD family molecular chaperone, translating into MDKKMRSNAYSLLSELIKPPTKRFFQDLTHGALEVEMEILSKGIGYTFEKNSLSEQQFLNFDDYHAQYTKVFNNVASEQISCAPIESLYKPWTQDPTAGVSWAKEKGFLYGDPALHIESIYNALKLTIPTGYEKKPDHLGLMLELAAILVDVTDEEYQLQFMKDHFDWLEEYIKVLESKSKHTFFINCIEIIQKFITWDMNRMERNLKVS; encoded by the coding sequence ATGGATAAAAAAATGCGCAGTAACGCATATAGCTTGTTGTCTGAATTAATCAAGCCACCGACGAAGCGTTTTTTTCAAGATTTGACGCATGGAGCTTTAGAAGTTGAGATGGAGATATTATCGAAAGGCATCGGATATACTTTTGAAAAAAATAGTCTCAGCGAACAGCAGTTTTTAAACTTTGACGACTATCATGCTCAATATACAAAGGTATTTAACAATGTTGCCTCTGAGCAGATATCCTGTGCGCCGATTGAATCGCTATATAAGCCTTGGACTCAGGATCCTACAGCAGGTGTTTCTTGGGCTAAAGAAAAAGGATTTCTGTATGGTGACCCGGCACTCCATATTGAAAGCATATATAATGCACTGAAACTAACAATCCCTACAGGTTACGAAAAGAAACCAGATCATTTGGGGCTGATGTTAGAGCTAGCCGCAATTTTAGTAGATGTAACGGATGAAGAATATCAGCTGCAATTCATGAAAGATCATTTTGATTGGCTAGAAGAGTATATAAAAGTACTTGAATCTAAGTCTAAACATACCTTCTTTATTAATTGCATAGAAATCATCCAGAAATTTATTACTTGGGATATGAATCGTATGGAAAGAAATTTAAAAGTAAGTTAG
- the nrfD gene encoding NrfD/PsrC family molybdoenzyme membrane anchor subunit, with the protein MAMKETMLYHEVNLPSDFTKNMNLPFMGIIGVLVALFGYGAVMSLIYSHQAWGTSNEVAWGVLISAYVYFAVGCTGLCLLSSLGHVFHIKAFESMGIRPVILAVVSMITAFIIIAVELHYPIRLVIYAILSPNFSSAFIWMGYLYGIYLMFLIAETLLYALNLHRLSRFCAIFAILTGVAATSNLGAVFGTLAARPFWTAPFLPGMFIINALVSGAAALIILFYFVERDKSRKNTNELVDIFGKLLGLFIAITLFFTIWNVLSGYIGNVPERYEATMAMINGPLAISFWVFEIGLGLLVPFLIVLFFAKTQKNLLFAAGLALVGLMFARHNLVTAGQIISLGPETSATTSYLVYNPTFVEYSVVIGAFGVIVVAYMLGERAFVFVQNKYGNIGERQHG; encoded by the coding sequence ATGGCTATGAAAGAAACAATGTTGTACCACGAAGTGAATTTACCTAGTGATTTCACAAAAAATATGAATCTACCGTTTATGGGAATCATAGGCGTACTCGTTGCGCTATTCGGTTATGGTGCAGTGATGTCACTGATATATTCTCATCAAGCTTGGGGAACATCGAATGAGGTTGCCTGGGGTGTCTTAATCTCAGCTTATGTATACTTTGCCGTAGGATGTACAGGATTATGTTTATTATCTTCTTTGGGTCATGTGTTTCATATTAAAGCATTTGAATCAATGGGGATACGACCTGTAATTTTAGCAGTTGTATCTATGATTACTGCCTTTATTATTATCGCAGTAGAATTACATTACCCAATTCGCTTAGTGATCTATGCGATATTGTCACCGAACTTTAGTTCAGCATTTATATGGATGGGATATTTATACGGAATCTATCTAATGTTTCTGATTGCGGAAACATTACTATACGCATTAAATTTACACAGACTATCTCGGTTTTGTGCAATCTTTGCAATCCTAACGGGTGTTGCAGCAACAAGTAACTTAGGGGCGGTATTTGGTACATTAGCTGCAAGACCGTTCTGGACAGCACCTTTCTTACCGGGAATGTTTATTATCAATGCTCTTGTCTCTGGAGCGGCTGCACTGATTATCCTATTCTACTTTGTGGAAAGAGATAAAAGCCGTAAGAATACTAATGAGTTAGTTGATATTTTTGGCAAATTGCTCGGGTTATTTATTGCAATTACTTTGTTCTTCACGATATGGAATGTACTAAGTGGTTATATTGGAAACGTTCCTGAACGATATGAGGCTACGATGGCAATGATTAACGGGCCATTAGCGATTTCGTTCTGGGTTTTCGAAATTGGTTTAGGTCTACTGGTACCGTTCTTGATTGTACTATTTTTTGCAAAAACGCAAAAAAACCTACTATTTGCTGCAGGTCTGGCTTTAGTAGGTCTGATGTTTGCTAGACACAATCTTGTAACAGCGGGTCAAATTATCTCTTTAGGGCCAGAAACCTCAGCAACTACAAGTTATTTAGTATATAATCCTACATTTGTTGAGTATAGTGTTGTTATAGGGGCATTCGGCGTAATTGTGGTGGCGTATATGCTAGGCGAAAGAGCATTTGTATTTGTACAAAATAAGTATGGTAATATCGGTGAGCGTCAACATGGATAA
- a CDS encoding 4Fe-4S dicluster domain-containing protein, which produces MTRYGMLIDNSSCVGCHACQIACQNQWQLPYNEHFIDVHTFEKGTYPNVNIENFTTQCNHCDDPPCMRICPTYATYKRQDGLVLVEEKKCIGCKGCIVACPYNARIWSEKYHVPEKCKFCADFIATGETPACVNTCVTKARMFGDLDDPNSEISKEIIKKRAVPLKAELGTKPRIYYIRQI; this is translated from the coding sequence GTGACACGATATGGAATGTTAATAGATAATAGTAGTTGCGTGGGCTGCCACGCGTGCCAAATTGCTTGTCAAAATCAATGGCAACTTCCTTATAATGAACATTTTATTGATGTTCATACTTTTGAAAAAGGAACGTACCCGAATGTCAATATAGAAAATTTCACAACACAATGTAACCATTGTGACGACCCACCATGTATGAGAATTTGTCCGACGTATGCTACTTATAAAAGACAAGATGGCTTAGTATTAGTAGAGGAAAAGAAGTGCATCGGATGCAAAGGCTGTATTGTAGCTTGCCCGTATAATGCTCGAATTTGGAGTGAGAAGTACCATGTGCCAGAAAAGTGCAAGTTCTGCGCCGACTTTATTGCTACTGGGGAAACACCAGCTTGTGTAAACACTTGTGTTACGAAAGCTAGAATGTTTGGAGATCTCGATGACCCAAACAGTGAGATTAGCAAAGAAATTATTAAAAAGCGCGCAGTGCCACTAAAAGCCGAGCTTGGTACGAAACCACGAATTTATTACATTCGTCAAATATAA
- a CDS encoding molybdopterin-dependent oxidoreductase, translating to MFDNRVSRRTFLKATVATGASVTVGTTGLLSYEQWLEASENAVVYTKNTLCNGCTNRCGMIVSVKNGRVWRAKGNPDCSNGLGTLCGRGQAMLDQPYATSGYRVTQPMKKVGDNEFEPISWEQAFSEIGAKFKDIIQKHGSETLFIGQNPKAFGTFYLTRLADALQIPTRVTHNPSCNTARNSAMPLVYGAVHSSDINNAKYIVYVGRSPADGMRPNQARSLRIARDNGAQIVILDPRYSNSCAFGSKWVNIRPGTDLAFLLAVMHVLIKDDLYDKKFVEEYTIGFAELAEEMKKYTPEWAAEITDVPADTIIEVANGLGANKPASLIEEAWKGSVGCSYENSSELGRAMACINGLLGNIGKKGGIRFSSDPEFGKVDGPSPKAPKGLRRLDEVGAGDTFPFTVASQGVTHLVVKKAIDGITKGGIVRQNNIARNFAGRDVMVKGLKSMECLVVIDIFMTETAECADYILPEPTFLERREIVENKGMRVCITDQVIDKIYPDTKPLDEIVAGIAKAAGVSEFFNFTLDQLNEARLKPLGIAYKDLLEKGYITYKQPQKEPVEGEVEKFVKTPSGLVEFFSEKCLKENYPPVVRWVPPLVSPDPSNLNEFRLIWGKYATHTHTATITLPSLAYVSKISNADWIWMSSKRAKTLGIKHGDLVIVENEQHTAKLNVKVTERLHPDCIFMPGHFGQFATRLPEELRMAANPNDFTPFMMEKFSGTMNAHETLVRVRKA from the coding sequence ATGTTTGATAATCGTGTGTCAAGAAGAACGTTTTTAAAAGCAACGGTTGCTACAGGAGCATCAGTCACAGTTGGCACTACTGGCCTTTTATCTTATGAGCAATGGTTAGAAGCATCTGAAAATGCAGTTGTATATACAAAGAATACCTTGTGTAATGGATGTACCAATCGCTGTGGGATGATTGTATCAGTGAAAAATGGTCGTGTGTGGAGAGCGAAAGGAAATCCTGATTGCTCGAACGGCTTAGGAACGTTATGTGGTCGTGGGCAAGCAATGCTAGACCAGCCTTATGCTACATCCGGATATCGCGTCACGCAACCAATGAAAAAGGTTGGAGACAATGAATTCGAACCAATCTCCTGGGAACAAGCATTTAGTGAAATTGGAGCTAAATTTAAAGATATCATTCAAAAGCATGGATCAGAAACACTGTTTATCGGTCAAAATCCTAAAGCTTTTGGAACATTTTATTTGACAAGATTAGCCGATGCACTACAAATCCCTACTCGTGTAACTCACAACCCATCATGTAATACCGCTAGAAATAGTGCCATGCCTTTAGTGTATGGTGCGGTTCATAGTTCAGATATTAATAATGCCAAATACATCGTTTACGTTGGTCGTTCACCAGCTGATGGAATGAGACCGAATCAAGCAAGAAGTCTACGTATTGCAAGAGATAATGGGGCGCAGATTGTTATCTTAGATCCGCGCTATAGTAATTCTTGTGCTTTCGGTTCAAAATGGGTTAACATTCGTCCGGGTACAGATTTGGCTTTCTTATTAGCAGTAATGCACGTCTTAATAAAAGATGATCTATATGATAAAAAGTTTGTTGAAGAATATACTATCGGCTTTGCTGAGTTAGCGGAGGAGATGAAGAAATATACACCGGAATGGGCAGCAGAGATTACTGATGTACCAGCCGATACTATCATCGAGGTTGCTAATGGGTTAGGTGCGAATAAGCCAGCTTCATTAATTGAGGAAGCTTGGAAAGGTTCTGTAGGGTGTAGCTATGAAAACAGCTCGGAATTAGGTAGAGCAATGGCTTGCATCAATGGCTTACTAGGTAACATCGGTAAAAAAGGTGGGATACGTTTTTCAAGTGATCCCGAATTCGGGAAAGTTGATGGACCATCACCAAAAGCACCAAAAGGACTACGCCGCTTAGATGAAGTTGGTGCTGGGGATACATTCCCATTTACTGTAGCAAGCCAAGGTGTAACACATTTAGTTGTGAAAAAAGCAATTGACGGCATTACTAAGGGTGGAATAGTACGCCAAAATAACATTGCTCGAAACTTTGCTGGACGCGACGTCATGGTAAAAGGTCTTAAGAGTATGGAATGTTTAGTGGTAATCGATATATTTATGACCGAAACAGCAGAATGTGCAGATTATATCCTTCCAGAACCAACGTTTTTAGAAAGACGAGAAATTGTTGAAAACAAAGGCATGAGAGTTTGCATAACAGATCAGGTCATCGATAAAATCTACCCTGATACCAAGCCGCTTGATGAAATCGTAGCAGGTATTGCTAAAGCAGCAGGAGTTAGTGAGTTCTTTAATTTTACACTTGATCAATTAAATGAAGCAAGATTAAAGCCACTTGGTATTGCGTATAAGGATTTATTAGAAAAAGGGTACATTACGTATAAGCAACCACAGAAAGAACCTGTGGAAGGTGAAGTGGAAAAGTTTGTAAAAACTCCTAGTGGGTTAGTAGAATTTTTCTCTGAGAAATGCTTAAAAGAAAATTACCCACCTGTAGTGAGATGGGTGCCACCATTAGTATCACCAGACCCTTCGAACCTTAATGAGTTCCGTTTAATTTGGGGTAAGTATGCCACGCATACACATACTGCTACGATAACTTTACCAAGCCTAGCATATGTCTCTAAGATATCAAATGCCGATTGGATTTGGATGAGTAGTAAGCGTGCAAAAACTCTAGGAATTAAACATGGGGACCTTGTAATCGTTGAAAACGAGCAACATACTGCTAAGCTTAATGTGAAAGTGACTGAGAGATTACATCCAGATTGCATCTTTATGCCAGGACACTTTGGTCAATTTGCAACTCGCTTACCTGAAGAATTACGCATGGCGGCAAATCCAAATGACTTTACACCATTCATGATGGAGAAGTTCTCTGGAACAATGAATGCACATGAAACCTTAGTAAGAGTGAGAAAAGCTTAA
- a CDS encoding LysR substrate-binding domain-containing protein — protein MRFDQLKIFKEAADLQSFSKAGKKLHLTQPGVSSQINSLEKTIGIPLFDRHTHGVSLTEIGQIVYNFSVDVFDLHKKMEQQIDAIISSSDVKKITIGSTHILGTYYLPLDILDFEKKYPHITVELKVMDDHEVLTALKEKKIDIAFIEGPVQDDTVDLHLLAFDELVLVASKNDPVLDATALSNLDFKKGQLLMLEKSFGISKTLLEGLEQHTIDLHTCSNVKSNLSNIHSLKIAINAIGAFSFLPRITVQNEIRFGILEEFPMPQMQLFIPYWAATLKESHIPIIGTRFIQFFSLNQNHDLIKDIQTKIPCWELTNCSIKYGGSECEVYKNQCFPCWTVKGTPCKGPSGLDTGRCHNCEVYLKHGENRPILITQFR, from the coding sequence ATGCGATTCGATCAATTAAAAATCTTTAAAGAAGCTGCAGATTTACAGAGCTTCTCAAAAGCGGGAAAAAAACTACATCTCACGCAGCCAGGTGTTAGCAGTCAAATTAATTCCCTAGAAAAAACTATCGGTATTCCACTCTTCGACCGACACACTCATGGAGTTTCATTAACAGAAATTGGACAAATCGTTTATAATTTCTCAGTGGATGTTTTTGATCTTCATAAAAAAATGGAGCAACAAATTGATGCTATTATCTCGTCTTCCGATGTGAAAAAAATTACGATTGGCTCGACCCATATCCTAGGCACTTATTACCTACCTTTAGATATTCTTGATTTTGAGAAAAAGTATCCGCATATTACAGTAGAGTTGAAGGTTATGGATGATCATGAAGTACTAACTGCTTTAAAAGAAAAAAAGATTGATATCGCATTTATCGAGGGGCCTGTGCAAGACGATACGGTCGATCTTCATTTGTTAGCGTTTGACGAATTAGTTCTAGTCGCTAGTAAAAATGATCCGGTATTAGATGCAACTGCATTATCGAATTTGGATTTTAAGAAAGGTCAGTTATTAATGTTAGAAAAGAGTTTTGGTATATCCAAAACTTTGCTTGAAGGTTTGGAACAACATACAATAGATTTGCATACATGTAGTAATGTGAAATCGAATTTATCAAATATTCATTCTTTAAAAATCGCTATTAATGCGATTGGCGCGTTTTCATTCTTACCTAGGATTACCGTACAGAATGAAATACGTTTTGGTATATTGGAAGAATTTCCGATGCCACAAATGCAGTTATTCATACCCTATTGGGCTGCCACTTTAAAAGAGTCCCATATTCCTATCATCGGCACCCGTTTCATTCAGTTTTTCTCTTTGAATCAAAATCATGACTTGATAAAAGATATTCAAACAAAGATTCCTTGCTGGGAGCTTACAAATTGTAGCATAAAATATGGTGGTAGCGAGTGTGAAGTGTATAAGAACCAATGTTTCCCATGTTGGACTGTAAAAGGTACACCTTGCAAAGGCCCCTCCGGCTTAGATACTGGTCGCTGTCATAATTGTGAAGTATATTTAAAGCACGGCGAAAACCGACCAATCTTAATTACACAGTTCCGATAA
- a CDS encoding metallophosphoesterase, whose protein sequence is MRKTVLLLRMILLMMFLVFLSINNNYVSLNEVEIRSTQSNLEIPVKVLHISDLHGKLFSTKQRKLTLMMDRLDYDVVVMTGDMIDKKTDDFMPVEFLLQYFQERGKPTFFITGNHEGANPLYPEFQNLIEEYGVTTLDNQKYTLNLENGQSVSFVGLSDPNIVSFQESQPIVDELLSEAGEQTDTTILLSHRPTFMPHFTGKTDVILSGHSHGGQIRLPFIGGLISPGEGWFPKYDYGVFEETFVENNRQTVMYVTKGMGNSIIPIRLFNSPEVAFLTIY, encoded by the coding sequence ATGCGGAAGACTGTCCTGTTACTAAGAATGATACTTTTAATGATGTTTTTAGTTTTTCTATCGATTAATAATAACTACGTGTCTTTAAATGAAGTAGAGATTCGGAGTACGCAATCGAACCTAGAAATTCCCGTTAAAGTTCTACACATATCAGATTTACATGGAAAACTATTTAGTACTAAGCAAAGAAAATTAACACTTATGATGGATCGTTTAGATTATGATGTCGTTGTAATGACAGGTGATATGATTGATAAAAAAACTGATGATTTTATGCCTGTAGAATTTTTATTGCAATATTTCCAAGAGCGGGGCAAGCCGACCTTTTTTATAACAGGAAATCATGAAGGAGCCAACCCTTTATATCCCGAATTTCAAAATCTTATAGAAGAATACGGGGTTACAACTTTAGATAACCAAAAATATACATTGAATTTGGAGAATGGACAATCCGTTTCTTTTGTGGGTCTAAGTGATCCAAATATTGTTTCATTTCAAGAGTCTCAACCTATAGTTGATGAACTATTATCCGAAGCAGGTGAGCAAACAGATACAACGATTTTATTGTCTCACAGACCAACGTTTATGCCCCACTTCACTGGCAAGACTGATGTTATTCTAAGTGGGCATTCGCATGGAGGACAGATTCGACTTCCGTTTATTGGTGGACTTATCTCCCCAGGAGAAGGATGGTTTCCGAAATATGACTATGGAGTCTTTGAGGAAACATTTGTAGAGAATAATCGCCAAACCGTTATGTATGTCACGAAAGGTATGGGAAATAGTATAATACCGATTCGATTGTTCAATTCTCCAGAGGTAGCATTTTTAACGATTTACTAA
- the leuB gene encoding 3-isopropylmalate dehydrogenase codes for MTKKIAVLPGDGIGPDIIAEAVKVLKKVEQKFGTSYQFDEYPVGGCAIDQTGEPLPADTLNACLASDAVLLGAVGGFKWDNLPGNKRPEAALLGLRKELGLYANLRPAIVYPSLVGASTLKEEVVSGVDLLVVRELTGGIYFGEHKRTTTEDGTEKAIDVLEYTRPEIERIVRLAFELAMKRRKKVTSVDKANIIETSRLWREVVAEVRKDFPEVEVDQQYVDNCAMQLVRNPKQFDVIVTENMFGDILSDEAAMLTGSIGMLASASIGAGNNAMYEPIHGSAPDIAGMNIANPIATILSAAMMLRFSFNQVKEADAIETAVAAVLEKGLRTGDLAVKGQPTLSTTEMGAAIIEELDRM; via the coding sequence GTGACGAAGAAAATTGCTGTTCTTCCTGGTGATGGAATCGGTCCAGATATTATTGCAGAAGCAGTGAAAGTATTAAAAAAAGTAGAACAAAAATTTGGTACATCGTATCAATTTGATGAGTATCCAGTCGGTGGATGTGCAATTGATCAAACTGGTGAGCCACTTCCTGCTGATACACTGAACGCTTGCCTGGCAAGCGATGCAGTTCTATTAGGTGCCGTTGGTGGATTTAAATGGGATAACTTGCCTGGTAATAAGCGTCCTGAAGCAGCATTACTTGGACTTCGTAAGGAGTTAGGTCTATACGCGAACCTTCGACCTGCGATTGTATATCCAAGTTTAGTAGGCGCTTCTACATTAAAAGAGGAAGTTGTTTCTGGTGTGGATTTATTAGTTGTTCGTGAACTTACTGGTGGTATTTACTTCGGTGAGCATAAGCGTACGACAACAGAAGATGGAACAGAGAAAGCAATTGACGTGTTAGAGTATACGCGTCCTGAAATCGAGAGAATCGTGCGTCTTGCGTTTGAGCTTGCTATGAAACGTAGGAAGAAGGTTACGTCTGTTGATAAGGCGAACATCATTGAAACTTCAAGACTATGGAGAGAAGTGGTTGCGGAAGTACGCAAAGATTTCCCTGAAGTTGAAGTCGATCAGCAGTACGTTGATAACTGCGCAATGCAATTAGTTAGAAATCCTAAGCAATTCGACGTAATCGTAACGGAGAATATGTTTGGTGATATTCTAAGTGATGAGGCTGCTATGTTAACTGGCTCTATTGGAATGTTAGCATCTGCGAGCATTGGAGCAGGGAATAATGCTATGTATGAGCCAATTCATGGTTCTGCCCCTGACATTGCTGGTATGAATATTGCCAATCCAATTGCGACAATATTATCAGCTGCTATGATGCTGCGTTTCTCTTTCAATCAAGTAAAAGAAGCAGATGCAATTGAAACGGCAGTTGCGGCAGTTCTTGAAAAGGGCTTACGCACTGGTGATTTAGCTGTCAAAGGTCAGCCAACTCTTTCTACTACAGAAATGGGCGCAGCCATTATAGAAGAATTAGACCGCATGTAA
- the leuD gene encoding 3-isopropylmalate dehydratase small subunit has product MKLSGKTWKFGNDVDTDLIIPARYLNTSDPKELAKHCMEDADATFAGKVSPGDIMIAGKNFGCGSSREHAPIAIKEVGVTVVIADSFARIFYRNSINIGLPILESPEAAKEIQEGDVVEVDLDKGIIFNQTQNKTYEVAPFPPFIQEIINAGGLVNYVKKKVAQ; this is encoded by the coding sequence ATGAAGCTTTCAGGAAAAACATGGAAATTCGGAAATGATGTGGATACGGATTTAATTATCCCAGCTCGTTATTTAAACACCTCTGACCCTAAAGAGCTTGCTAAGCATTGTATGGAGGATGCGGACGCAACATTTGCGGGAAAAGTATCTCCTGGAGATATTATGATTGCCGGTAAGAACTTCGGTTGTGGTAGTTCTCGTGAGCATGCTCCAATTGCTATTAAAGAAGTTGGCGTTACAGTTGTTATTGCGGACTCTTTTGCACGCATCTTCTATCGCAATTCTATCAATATTGGATTACCAATCCTTGAATCTCCAGAAGCGGCAAAGGAAATTCAAGAAGGTGATGTTGTTGAAGTAGACCTAGATAAGGGAATCATCTTTAATCAAACACAAAATAAAACCTATGAAGTAGCTCCATTCCCACCATTTATCCAAGAAATCATCAACGCTGGTGGTCTTGTGAATTATGTGAAAAAGAAGGTGGCTCAATAG
- the leuC gene encoding 3-isopropylmalate dehydratase large subunit, whose protein sequence is MGMTLVEKILAAHCDREQVKAGELINVKLDGTLANDITAPVAIREFNKLGVATVFDKNKVFLVPDHFAPNKDIMSAEQTKIMREFAYKHEIVNYFEIGEMGVEHCLLPEKGLVLPGDVVIGADSHTCTYGALGAFATGVGSTDLACGMATGEAWLKVPETIKFVFTGTLQPYVTGKDLILHTIGHIGVDGARYCSMEFTGPVISQLTMDQRFTMANMAIEAGAKCGLFEPDETTLAYVKDRAKREYTVYKADADAVYSRVIEFDVTTIEPTVAFPHLPENTHPVSAGKDIVIDQVVIGSCTNGRLEDLRVAARLLEGNKVNRRVRTIVIPGTQQIYLDAMKEGLVEIFINAGAIVSTPTCGPCLGGHMGILAKGERALSTTNRNFVGRMGHPESEVYLASPAVAAATAIRGTITDPKEIKPFEEVMK, encoded by the coding sequence ATGGGAATGACTCTAGTAGAGAAGATTCTAGCTGCACACTGTGATCGTGAGCAGGTTAAGGCTGGAGAACTAATCAACGTAAAGTTAGATGGAACATTAGCAAATGATATCACAGCGCCAGTGGCGATTCGTGAGTTTAATAAATTAGGGGTAGCTACAGTATTTGACAAAAACAAGGTGTTTTTAGTACCTGACCACTTTGCTCCTAACAAAGATATTATGTCAGCAGAACAAACAAAGATCATGAGAGAATTTGCTTACAAGCATGAAATCGTCAACTATTTTGAAATTGGCGAAATGGGTGTAGAACACTGCCTGTTACCTGAAAAAGGGTTAGTATTACCTGGCGATGTGGTAATCGGTGCTGATTCACACACATGTACTTATGGAGCTCTTGGCGCATTTGCAACAGGTGTTGGTAGTACAGACCTAGCTTGTGGAATGGCGACAGGAGAAGCTTGGTTAAAGGTACCTGAAACAATTAAATTTGTCTTCACAGGTACGCTACAACCATACGTAACTGGAAAAGACTTAATCCTTCACACTATTGGTCATATCGGTGTAGATGGTGCAAGATACTGCTCGATGGAATTTACTGGACCAGTTATTTCACAGTTAACGATGGACCAACGTTTTACAATGGCGAATATGGCAATTGAAGCTGGTGCAAAATGTGGATTATTTGAGCCAGATGAGACAACATTAGCCTATGTGAAAGATCGTGCAAAGCGCGAATATACAGTATATAAAGCAGATGCAGACGCGGTATATTCTCGTGTTATCGAATTTGATGTAACAACTATCGAGCCAACAGTGGCATTCCCACACTTACCAGAGAACACGCATCCAGTAAGTGCTGGAAAAGACATCGTGATTGATCAAGTGGTCATTGGGTCATGCACAAATGGTCGTTTAGAAGATTTGCGCGTAGCAGCTCGCTTACTAGAAGGTAACAAAGTAAACCGCAGAGTGCGTACAATTGTAATTCCTGGTACACAACAAATCTATCTTGATGCTATGAAAGAAGGATTAGTAGAAATCTTCATAAATGCTGGAGCAATTGTAAGTACTCCTACATGCGGACCATGCTTAGGTGGACATATGGGTATATTAGCGAAAGGTGAGCGTGCACTATCTACAACAAATCGTAACTTTGTAGGTCGTATGGGTCACCCAGAGTCAGAAGTATACCTAGCAAGTCCTGCTGTTGCTGCGGCGACTGCAATCCGAGGAACGATTACCGATCCTAAGGAAATTAAGCCATTTGAGGAGGTAATGAAATAA